The Euphorbia lathyris chromosome 8, ddEupLath1.1, whole genome shotgun sequence genome has a window encoding:
- the LOC136203818 gene encoding sucrose transport protein SUC1-like: protein METESPRKDNFIFSFQTPPAPETKPNPLTKIVVVASIAAGIQFGWALQLSLLTPYVQLLGIPHTWAPFIWLCGPISGMLVQPTVGYYSDRCTSRFGRRRPFIAGGAIAACIAVFLIGYAADIGHSFGEPIEKKPKTDAIIVFVIGFWILDVANNMLQGPCRALLADLSGSSQEKTRIANALFSFFMAVGNVLGYSAGSYNRLYKMFPFTKTMACDVYCANLKTCFFISIALLLSLTIFALTYVSEKQWLPGPVNVDEEDKSAMPCFGEIFAAVKNLKKPMWILLLVTALNWIAWFPFLLFDTDWMGREIYGGKSDGTPEEVKLYDHGVRAGALGLMINSVVLGAVSLGVEYMARGLGKVKRLWGIVNFILAIALALTVLITKMAESDRRFATVDGVVTTVPSPPRGGVKAAALTLFAVLGIPQAITFSVPFALASIFSNKSGAGQGLSLGVLNLSIVIPQMIVSTTSGPFDALFGGGNLPAFVVGAIAAAASGILALTYLPSPPPDVPSDEVIVTGGFH from the exons ATGGAGACTGAATCACCTAGAAAAGACaactttattttctcttttcaaACTCCACCGGCGCCGGAAACCAAACCTAATCCCTTAACAAAGATCGTCGTCGTTGCATCAATAGCCGCCGGAATCCAATTCGGTTGGGCTCTACAACTTTCTCTTCTAACTCCTTATGTTCAACTTTTAGGGATTCCTCACACTTGGGCGCCGTTCATCTGGCTCTGCGGCCCGATCTCCGGCATGCTTGTTCAGCCGACGGTCGGATACTACAGCGATCGTTGTACTTCGCGATTCGGCCGCCGTCGGCCTTTTATCGCTGGCGGTGCTATTGCTGCTTGTATCGCTGTTTTCCTAATTGGCTACGCCGCCGACATTGGTCACAGTTTTGGCGAACCTATTGAGAAAAAACCTAAAACCGATGCGATTATCGTTTTCGTTATCGGATTTTGGATTCTCGATGTGGCGAATAACATGCTTCAAGGTCCTTGCCGCGCTTTGCTCGCGGATCTATCTGGTTCTAGTCAGGAGAAAACTCGAATCGCGAATGcgcttttttctttcttcatggCCGTCGGAAATGTACTCGGATACTCCGCCGGTTCCTACAATCGTCTCTACAAAATGTTTCCGTTCACGAAGACGATGGCGTGCGATGTTTACTGTGCTAATCTGAAGACTTGTTTCTTCATCTCGATTGCTTTACTTTTGTCTCTCACTATTTTCGCTCTCACTTACGTATCGGAAAAGCAGTGGCTGCCGGGGCCGGTAAATGTTGACGAGGAGGATAAATCGGCGATGCCGTGTTTCGGCGAGATCTTTGCCGCGGTGAAAAACTTGAAAAAGCCGATGTGGATTTTACTTCTGGTGACGGCTCTGAACTGGATCGCGTGGTTTCCATTTTTGTTATTTGATACTGATTGGATGGGGCGTGAGATCTACGGCGGAAAATCCGACGGAACACCGGAGGAGGTGAAGCTTTACGATCATGGTGTTCGCGCCGGTGCGCTGGGTTTGATGATTAACTCGGTGGTTTTGGGTGCGGTTTCACTCGGAGTGGAGTATATGGCGCGTGGGCTCGGGAAAGTGAAGAGATTATGGGGTATTGTGAATTTTATTCTAGCAATTGCTTTGGCTTTGACTGTTTTGATCACTAAAATGGCTGAGTCCGACCGACGATTCGCCACCGTAGACGGCGTTGTTACCACAGTGCCCTCGCCGCCTCGTGGTGGTGTTAAGGCTGCTGCTTTGACTCTGTTTGCCGTTTTGGGTATTCCTCAGGCT ATAACTTTCAGTGTGCCTTTTGCTTTGGCATCCATATTTTCCAACAAATCTGGAGCTGGTCAAG GTCTTTCTTTGGGTGTTCTCAATCTTTCAATAGTTATACCACAG ATGATAGTGTCGACAACGAGTGGACCATTTGATGCATTATTTGGAGGAGGAAATCTGCCGGCATTTGTAGTCGGGGCAATAGCAGCCGCGGCTAGTGGTATTTTAGCACTTACGTATCTTCCATCTCCGCCGCCTGATGTCCCTTCCGATGAGGTGATTGTCACCGGCGGTTTCCATTGA